TCGCCCGTCGCCGCCGCTTGCGGTTCCACCCAGGCTGCCACTGCTTCGGCGGGTGGTCGCTTAGGGTGGTGGTCAATGACGACCAACGGCACGCGAGGGCGCTTCCAACGGTTCGGCAAGTCCGCGCGGTCTAAATCGGCACAGTCTACGACGACGAGCAAATCCACCGGCGCCGCCACATTGCGGCGCACCTGATGAGCGTGCGGCAGGGCACGGTAGCGGTGCGGGAAACCGTGCCGAAAAATGACTTGTGCGCGTTTGCCCAGTGTCTGTAACCCCAGCGCTAAGGCGAGGGCACTGCCTAAGGCGTCTCCTTCAGGGTTAGCGTGGGCGGTGACCGCGATGTGTTTTGCGCGTCGCAACTGTTCCGTCAGCGCACTCGGGACTCGCATCGCCAGCTCCTTCCAACGCAGCGCTTAAAGTGACGGCTACTTCCGCGTTCGGCGCCGCGTCGGTTTTGACGGCGCCGGTTCAGCTGGTGCCGTTTGTTGCGTGATTTGGTCCAGCAGGGACAAGACATGCATCGCCTTTTCAATGCGTTTGTCCAAGATGAAAGTGAGCCGTGGGATGAACCGCCAATGGACATTGCGGTTAATTTCCTCACGGATCAACGGCTCCGCGCCCTCCAACGCCTGTAGCGCGGCGATCTCCTTTTGCTCGTCTCCCAAGACGGTGAAGAACACCTTGCCGTGTTGAAAATCGGGCGACACTTGCACCTCAGTGATGGTCACGAATTGCAAGCGGGGGTCTTTGAGCCGATACAGCAAAAAGTCACCGATGATCTCCCGCAACAACTTGTTGGCGCGTTCTACCCGGCGCGATGGTCCCATCGCAGTTGCACCTGCCTTTCGGCTCACCAGATTTCTACCTGCACATCGTCCACGACCACCCGCCCGTCCTCTTCAATCCAGTTTGCGATATGCATCAGGCACTCGTGAACGAACTCTCTGTCGTTGGCGACGCAGGCAAACGCCAATGTCGCCCGTTGCCTTTCATTCAAGTGATCGGCTTCACACGCTGAGACATTGAACCGGCTGCGAATGCGGTCCAATATACTGCGGACGACTTGCCGTTTGTCTTTAAGCGATTGACTGTCCGGGATGGTGATGTCCACGGTGCTCAGCCCGACAAAAACTGCCATGTCGGCTCACCTGTGCCCGCACAATTGTCCATGAAAATTGTAGGGCATAATGCAGCCTGCGGGTTCGGTGGGGTGTCTCGCCCCCCGATAGCGGAGTTGGTCTGGGCAACTGCCAAATGCGCAGGGCGAAAGTCCTCCAGGGATAAGGCGTGAGACTTGGCGGAAAACGGTGGTGTCAGCGGCTTTGTAGCCATGCCACAAGGCTGCGGCGGGGCGAACTTCGTGCGGATCGCGGTCGTTACTACTGTAATAGCCGCCGTGTCGTTGGTTCGGCGCACCGGGCGCCCCGTTAACGAGAATTAACGCCCCGTGTGCTGACCGAGGTGTGTTTGGGCTATAATTGAGGTGGCACTGCCAAAGCCACAGCCTCTGCGATTGAGGTGCATATCTGATGCCCCGTTACTGGATTGAAACTTTCGGCTGCCAGATGAATGTGCTGGACAGTGAGGCGATGGCGGGGTTGCTGACCAAGATGGGCTACGAGAAAGCCCGCAGCCCCGAAGAGGCGGACATCATTCTCATCAACACCTGCACCGTCCGTCAAAAGCCCGACGAAAAAGCCTTCGCCTACTTGGGCGAGTTCGCCAAACTCAAGCAGAAAAAGCCCGACCTGATTTTAGGCGTGACAGGCTGCATGGCGCAGCGCGAAAGCGACATCATCAAGGCACGGGCGCCTTATGTGGACTTGCTGCTCGGTCCCCGCAGCGTCCATCGGTTGCCCGACCTAATTCGCACCGTCCAAGAGCAGCGGCGCTTCGCCGAATACCTTGACCTTTACGATGACCCCGTCCCACCCGATTTGGTCGTCCGCAACAGCGACCTGTTTGCTTATGTGACTATCATTCACGGCTGCAACAAAAGATGCACCTTCTGCGCTGTCCCGACAGCGCGCGGACCCGAAAAGAGCGTCCCGCCTGACATCGTCTTGGAACAGGTGCGCCAGTTGATTGACTTGGGCTACAAGGAAATCGTCTTGCTAGGGCAAAACGCCAACGCTTACGGGCACGACTTGGACTCAAAGTGGGGCGGGAGAGTTGACTTGGCGTGGCTTTTGGAGCGCATTGACGAAATCGCAGCACCGGCGAAAGTGCGGGTCCGCTTCACGACCAACCATCCCAATCACATGAGCGACCGCTTGATTGACGCGATGGCGCACTTAGAGTGTGTTTGCGAGCACATTCATCTGCCCGTGCAAAGTGGTGACAATGAGGTGTTGCGGCGGATGTGGCGGGGCTATACGGTGGAGCGTTACTTGAGCGTCATTGAAAAGTTGCGGGCGAGGGTGCCTGGCATCGCCATCGCCACCGATGTCATCGTCGGCTTTCCGGGCGAAACGGAAGGGCAGTTCCGCAACACGCTCAAGTTAATGGAGCAGGTGGAGTTTGACCAAGCGTTCATGTTTGCCTTCTCGCCCCGCCCCAACACACTGGCGGCGACCTTCCCCGACCAAATTCCCGAACCCGTCAAAAAGCGGCGGCTGCAAGAGTTGATCGCGTTGCAAAACGAGATACAACAGCGCAAGAACGAGCGCGAAGTCGGGAAAATCGTGGAAGTGTTGGTGGAAGGTCCGAGCGAAAAGAACCCCAAAAAACTGTCGGGGCGCACCCGCACCAACAAGACCGTCGTCTTTGAAGGACCGCCCGCATTGCGGGGCAAGTTCGTTCATGTCCGCACGACAAGGGCTTACCTTTGGGGCTTTGAAGGTGAACTGGTCGGCGACGCCGCACCGGATCCGACGCCGAACATAGAATTGTTGGCAGTCGTGTAGGTCACCGCATCGCTGGCACCTCCCGATACGCACCGCGTTAGCCCCACGCCCGCCGGCGTGGGGCTAACGCTTTGGCAAACGCAACTTCGCCGATGCCACTGAACTGCCACAGCGCTACCATTTTGCCCATGGACGCGACCTCAAGGGGAGTGATGGGTATGATGCGTTGGGTTGCGGTATGGGCAGCCATCGGCTCGGCAGCGGCGGTGTTACAAGCCCAAGGCATCAAAGTTGATGTGTCGTGGCGGGTGCGAGGTGAGGTGTGGGACTTCTTCACGACCCCCGGCGCCGATAACCACTACGCTTTTCTCGGATCGCTGCTGCGAGCGGGCATCAGTGGGCAAGGGCAGCGGCATGCGTGGCGGTTGGAACTGGCGCAATCAACTTTGGCGGGTCTGCCCGACA
This window of the bacterium HR17 genome carries:
- the miaB gene encoding tRNA-2-methylthio-N(6)-dimethylallyladenosine synthase gives rise to the protein MPRYWIETFGCQMNVLDSEAMAGLLTKMGYEKARSPEEADIILINTCTVRQKPDEKAFAYLGEFAKLKQKKPDLILGVTGCMAQRESDIIKARAPYVDLLLGPRSVHRLPDLIRTVQEQRRFAEYLDLYDDPVPPDLVVRNSDLFAYVTIIHGCNKRCTFCAVPTARGPEKSVPPDIVLEQVRQLIDLGYKEIVLLGQNANAYGHDLDSKWGGRVDLAWLLERIDEIAAPAKVRVRFTTNHPNHMSDRLIDAMAHLECVCEHIHLPVQSGDNEVLRRMWRGYTVERYLSVIEKLRARVPGIAIATDVIVGFPGETEGQFRNTLKLMEQVEFDQAFMFAFSPRPNTLAATFPDQIPEPVKKRRLQELIALQNEIQQRKNEREVGKIVEVLVEGPSEKNPKKLSGRTRTNKTVVFEGPPALRGKFVHVRTTRAYLWGFEGELVGDAAPDPTPNIELLAVV
- the rbfA gene encoding Ribosome-binding factor A; protein product: MGPSRRVERANKLLREIIGDFLLYRLKDPRLQFVTITEVQVSPDFQHGKVFFTVLGDEQKEIAALQALEGAEPLIREEINRNVHWRFIPRLTFILDKRIEKAMHVLSLLDQITQQTAPAEPAPSKPTRRRTRK